The following proteins come from a genomic window of Dongia rigui:
- a CDS encoding glycosyltransferase family 4 protein codes for MKKLKVLHLCHNHPDLHPGGTEIFALDLHRQLQAAGSTDGLFIGCVDENHRKQRPGTVFQGIGNHSDEMLMWTGHFDNFYLSQIDLHGIVPELTDLLTTLKPDVVHFHHMLMMGVETLFLVRRVLPRAKILLSLHDYYAICAHDGQMVTTGDRRPCHQASPDACHRCFKGLEPEHFVLRERHIKTHFSVVDRFLSPSNFLRRRFIAWGLAPERIQVLRNARPEPEIAPHRALRAGEARNRFAYFGNLNPNKGILVLLEAARLLNQRHPGAFRVDIHGGAPFQSEAFKAELNTALTRVEGIVRWHGAYQATEIAGLMRNVDWVVTPSIWWENAPLVIDEAFAQRRPVIASDMGGMAESVSHEIDGLTFRPGDAAALADTMERALHEPDLWNNLVAGITPRRTLEECAAEHLALYRSLLGPEQKKSQTAARARTRGKDKSEGMVTHVG; via the coding sequence ATGAAGAAGCTCAAGGTCCTCCACCTCTGCCACAATCATCCGGATCTGCATCCGGGCGGCACGGAGATCTTCGCGCTCGATTTGCACCGGCAATTGCAGGCTGCTGGTTCCACCGACGGCCTCTTCATCGGCTGCGTCGATGAGAACCATCGCAAGCAGCGGCCAGGCACGGTCTTTCAAGGCATCGGCAACCACAGCGACGAAATGTTGATGTGGACCGGGCATTTCGACAATTTCTATCTCTCGCAGATCGACCTCCACGGGATCGTCCCGGAACTGACCGACCTGCTGACGACGCTGAAGCCGGACGTCGTACATTTCCATCATATGCTGATGATGGGGGTGGAAACGCTGTTCCTGGTCAGGCGGGTGCTGCCGCGCGCCAAGATTCTGCTGTCGCTGCACGATTACTACGCCATCTGTGCCCATGACGGGCAGATGGTGACGACGGGTGACCGTCGCCCCTGCCATCAGGCCTCGCCCGATGCCTGCCACCGCTGCTTCAAGGGCTTGGAGCCGGAGCATTTTGTGTTGCGCGAGAGACACATCAAGACACATTTCTCCGTCGTCGACCGCTTCCTCTCGCCCAGCAACTTCCTGCGGCGGCGGTTTATCGCCTGGGGACTGGCGCCGGAGCGCATCCAGGTGCTGCGCAATGCGCGCCCCGAGCCCGAAATTGCGCCACATCGCGCGCTGCGTGCCGGCGAGGCACGAAATCGTTTCGCCTATTTCGGAAATCTTAACCCCAATAAGGGCATCCTGGTGCTGCTCGAGGCGGCACGACTGCTCAACCAGCGTCATCCCGGCGCGTTCCGGGTCGACATCCATGGCGGGGCGCCGTTCCAGAGCGAGGCGTTCAAAGCGGAACTCAATACCGCGCTGACAAGGGTTGAGGGCATCGTGCGTTGGCACGGCGCCTATCAGGCAACGGAGATTGCAGGATTGATGCGCAACGTGGATTGGGTCGTTACCCCATCGATCTGGTGGGAAAATGCCCCACTGGTCATCGACGAGGCATTCGCCCAGCGCCGGCCCGTGATTGCCAGCGATATGGGCGGCATGGCGGAATCGGTCAGCCACGAAATCGATGGCCTTACTTTCCGGCCCGGTGACGCCGCGGCGCTGGCCGATACGATGGAGCGGGCGCTGCACGAGCCGGATTTGTGGAACAACCTCGTCGCCGGCATCACGCCGCGACGGACGCTGGAAGAATGCGCGGCCGAGCATCTGGCGCTCTATCGCAGCCTGCTTGGACCGGAACAGAAGAAATCTCAGACCGCGGCCCGGGCCCGGACGCGCGGCAAGGACAAGTCTGAAGGAATGGTGACTCATGTCGGCTAA
- a CDS encoding class I SAM-dependent methyltransferase translates to MNAVTRAPGPDQADLEEAAFNALLKSIRRNRFLPLPPEERNFVGDGDFLAIGCEFLRHFVELGGLQPQHRVLEIGCGIGRMALPLTQYLEAPGGRYTGFDVVSAGIDWCRENIAAAYANFDFLHLDFNNQLYNPQGQLTDQGSLPFADASVDFLFMTSVVTHLDPGYTSFYLREAARLLAPQGRLFATAFVLDGANRSLVEAKKARPAFHLEGTGPHYIADRAHPMAAVAFEQDWLLGAARQAGLTLARPIAFGHWSGRTAENFQDICVFQRAKAVT, encoded by the coding sequence ATGAACGCCGTCACGCGGGCGCCTGGCCCGGACCAGGCCGATCTGGAAGAAGCGGCTTTCAACGCATTGCTGAAGTCGATCCGCCGCAACCGCTTCCTGCCGCTGCCGCCGGAGGAACGCAATTTCGTCGGCGATGGCGACTTCCTGGCGATCGGCTGCGAATTCCTGCGCCATTTCGTCGAACTGGGCGGCCTGCAACCGCAGCATCGCGTGCTGGAGATCGGCTGCGGCATCGGCCGCATGGCGTTGCCACTCACGCAATATCTCGAGGCACCCGGTGGGCGCTATACCGGCTTCGACGTGGTCAGCGCCGGTATCGACTGGTGCCGCGAGAACATCGCCGCCGCCTATGCCAATTTCGATTTCCTGCATCTCGACTTCAACAACCAGCTCTATAACCCGCAAGGGCAGCTGACTGACCAGGGCAGCCTGCCGTTCGCGGATGCCAGCGTCGATTTCCTGTTCATGACTTCGGTCGTGACGCATCTCGACCCAGGCTACACTTCCTTTTATCTGCGCGAAGCAGCACGGCTGCTGGCGCCGCAAGGACGCCTGTTTGCCACGGCCTTCGTGCTGGACGGCGCCAACAGGAGCCTGGTCGAAGCCAAGAAGGCGCGGCCGGCCTTTCACCTCGAGGGTACCGGGCCGCATTACATTGCCGACCGCGCCCATCCCATGGCGGCGGTCGCATTCGAGCAGGATTGGCTGCTGGGTGCCGCGCGGCAGGCGGGCCTCACCCTCGCCCGCCCGATCGCCTTTGGGCATTGGAGCGGCCGCACGGCCGAGAACTTCCAGGATATCTGCGTCTTTCAGCGAGCGAAGGCCGTCACATGA
- a CDS encoding glycosyltransferase family 2 protein has protein sequence MLAQPIDGTLEQPGTLGPDMARPACFDMPGGLRVVMTEGEAGLIPQRGGKMLPPPMIRVALPRVGGDARQLIIFRAEAATKPIDLLARDGRSVGRVEAKDFASLDRAALTQGLDATGKLRLVRQMLDVCRDLFQLRHDTNFGRFCRAILADIDANPRVVAAEAVVSQHLALMSAPLAVGEVTDLFVVGDRGIATATFNPLKIERGRGLFLLERAQLKPGNLLVMVGADGLATARIAALPQTPFLTWLQNNKPLAAATRRFVMRCVGEAATGDASAAALLRELELFQPATRRNLTDRRAPLGAGIDLLVADGKGGIFVKGWVRDPHQLMQSATLRATGLPAVRLDETWLCFPRPDIDKHYDGRAMARGFVAFLPEAGQPRGQARLELQLGSGAVLEILAGPAMGSPVELRDAVLGAVPPEYLTTDAIARVIAPAAESLHVQHLAARRAPDLVQLGTPVDQPRYSIIIPLYRNLDYLRFQLGSFAIDPVMAETEIIFVLDSPEQRAELVHFLSGLHQLYRLPLTILIMSANFGYAAANNAAAGIARGQFLLLLNSDVVPESAGWLPKLAAPLLQQKKAVATGARLLFDDQSLQHAGMRFTRDAGGHWLNLHYHKGAPRDFAPALETRAVPAVTGAALLVRREAFRKVGGFTEDYIIGDYEDSDLCLKLRQAGGEIFYCPEAVLFHFERKSINRHAGYQRSVAGLYNRWLAGQRWHAAMLDLCSRFDTMTDGAGA, from the coding sequence ATGCTGGCTCAGCCCATCGACGGAACGCTCGAACAGCCCGGCACTCTCGGCCCCGACATGGCGCGGCCGGCTTGCTTCGACATGCCGGGCGGCTTGCGCGTGGTGATGACGGAGGGCGAGGCCGGCCTCATCCCGCAGCGCGGCGGCAAGATGCTGCCGCCACCCATGATTCGCGTGGCGCTGCCAAGAGTAGGCGGCGATGCACGTCAACTGATCATCTTCCGTGCCGAAGCGGCCACGAAGCCGATCGATCTGCTGGCGCGGGACGGCAGATCGGTTGGTCGGGTCGAGGCCAAGGACTTCGCCAGCCTGGACCGGGCGGCGCTGACGCAAGGTCTCGATGCGACCGGCAAGCTGCGCCTGGTGCGCCAGATGCTCGACGTCTGCCGCGATCTCTTCCAACTGCGCCATGACACGAACTTCGGGCGCTTCTGCCGGGCCATCCTGGCCGATATCGACGCCAACCCGCGCGTCGTCGCGGCCGAGGCCGTGGTGTCGCAGCACCTGGCGCTGATGAGTGCGCCGCTCGCGGTGGGCGAGGTGACCGACCTCTTCGTCGTCGGTGACCGCGGCATTGCCACCGCGACCTTCAATCCGCTGAAGATCGAGCGCGGGCGCGGCCTCTTCCTGCTCGAGCGCGCGCAGCTCAAGCCCGGCAACCTGCTGGTGATGGTTGGCGCCGATGGCCTGGCGACGGCCCGTATTGCCGCGCTGCCCCAGACGCCGTTCCTGACCTGGCTGCAGAACAACAAGCCGCTCGCCGCGGCGACGCGCCGCTTCGTCATGCGCTGTGTCGGCGAGGCGGCAACCGGGGATGCGTCGGCCGCTGCCCTGCTGCGCGAGTTGGAGCTGTTCCAGCCGGCGACCCGGCGCAACCTCACGGACAGGCGGGCGCCGTTGGGTGCCGGCATCGATTTGCTGGTTGCCGACGGCAAGGGCGGCATCTTCGTCAAGGGCTGGGTGCGCGACCCGCACCAATTGATGCAATCGGCGACGTTGCGGGCAACGGGCCTGCCCGCGGTGCGCCTTGACGAAACCTGGCTGTGCTTTCCACGCCCCGATATCGACAAGCATTATGACGGCCGGGCGATGGCGCGCGGTTTCGTGGCCTTCCTGCCTGAGGCCGGCCAGCCGCGCGGCCAGGCGAGGCTCGAACTGCAACTGGGCTCGGGTGCCGTGCTGGAGATCCTCGCCGGCCCGGCCATGGGCTCGCCGGTCGAGTTGCGCGATGCCGTCTTGGGCGCCGTGCCGCCGGAATATCTCACCACCGATGCTATTGCCCGCGTCATCGCGCCGGCTGCGGAATCACTGCACGTCCAACATCTCGCCGCGCGCCGGGCGCCGGATCTGGTGCAACTCGGCACGCCGGTCGACCAGCCGCGCTATTCGATCATCATCCCGCTCTATCGCAATCTCGATTACTTGCGTTTTCAACTCGGGTCCTTTGCGATCGACCCGGTGATGGCGGAGACAGAGATCATCTTTGTCCTCGATTCACCGGAACAGCGCGCCGAACTGGTACACTTCCTCAGCGGCCTCCATCAGCTCTACCGGCTGCCGCTGACGATCCTCATCATGTCAGCGAATTTCGGCTATGCCGCCGCCAACAATGCGGCGGCCGGCATCGCGCGGGGCCAGTTCCTGCTGCTCCTCAATTCGGATGTGGTGCCGGAAAGTGCTGGCTGGCTGCCCAAGCTCGCAGCCCCGCTGCTGCAGCAGAAGAAGGCGGTGGCCACCGGGGCGAGGCTCCTCTTCGACGACCAGTCGCTGCAGCATGCCGGCATGCGCTTTACGCGCGATGCCGGTGGGCATTGGTTGAACCTTCATTATCACAAGGGGGCGCCGCGCGACTTTGCACCGGCGCTGGAGACCCGCGCCGTCCCCGCCGTGACGGGAGCGGCTCTGTTGGTGCGGCGCGAAGCCTTCCGGAAGGTCGGCGGCTTTACCGAGGATTACATCATCGGCGATTACGAGGATTCGGATCTGTGCCTGAAATTGCGCCAGGCGGGTGGCGAGATCTTCTATTGCCCCGAGGCCGTGCTGTTTCATTTCGAGCGCAAATCGATCAACCGCCATGCCGGCTATCAGCGCTCGGTCGCCGGTCTTTATAATCGCTGGTTGGCCGGTCAACGCTGGCATGCGGCGATGCTGGATCTGTGTAGCCGTTTCGACACCATGACGGACGGGGCCGGCGCATGA
- a CDS encoding calcium-binding protein: MATIPGGDFADRLVGTSHGDVILGGGGDDAIAGGSGKDFIDGGSGHDWIDGGSGDDFISGGTGSDHIVAGSGGDVVFGGADADYINGGSGEDTIFGQGGNDWIKGGSGDDSLFGGDGKDDLSGGNGDDYVNGGDGDDALRGENGDDRLEGGAGNDSLNGGNGDDVLKGGAGNDSLDGGKGDDNLQGGNGSDRVVGGAGDDLLDGGAGNDFLRGGDGDDTFVFHGGGGQDVIMDFEEGEDILKISKNINGLCVHDAGDVASLAHEVGGNTVIDFGSGDQVTLVGVKVADVQANPSAFFVIS; encoded by the coding sequence ATGGCGACAATTCCGGGCGGTGATTTTGCCGACCGTCTTGTCGGCACCAGCCACGGGGATGTGATCCTGGGCGGCGGCGGTGACGACGCGATTGCCGGCGGCAGCGGCAAAGACTTCATCGATGGCGGTTCCGGCCATGACTGGATCGACGGCGGCAGCGGTGATGATTTCATCAGCGGTGGCACCGGTTCGGATCACATTGTGGCGGGTTCCGGTGGCGATGTGGTGTTTGGCGGCGCGGATGCCGACTACATCAATGGCGGTTCAGGGGAAGACACCATCTTTGGCCAGGGCGGCAACGACTGGATCAAAGGCGGCAGCGGTGACGACAGCCTGTTCGGCGGCGACGGCAAGGACGACCTCAGCGGCGGCAATGGCGACGACTACGTCAATGGCGGCGATGGTGACGATGCCTTGCGTGGCGAAAATGGCGACGACCGCCTCGAGGGCGGTGCCGGCAATGACAGCCTGAACGGCGGCAATGGCGACGACGTCCTCAAAGGCGGCGCCGGCAATGACAGCCTCGACGGCGGCAAGGGCGACGACAACCTGCAAGGTGGCAACGGCTCCGACCGTGTGGTCGGCGGCGCCGGTGACGACTTGCTCGATGGCGGTGCCGGCAATGACTTCCTGCGCGGCGGTGACGGCGACGACACGTTCGTCTTCCACGGCGGCGGCGGCCAGGATGTCATCATGGACTTCGAGGAAGGCGAGGACATCCTCAAGATCTCGAAGAACATCAACGGGCTGTGCGTCCATGATGCTGGCGATGTCGCGTCGCTTGCACATGAGGTCGGCGGCAATACGGTGATCGATTTTGGCAGCGGCGACCAGGTCACCCTGGTCGGCGTCAAGGTGGCCGACGTTCAGGCCAATCCGAGCGCCTTCTTCGTCATCAGCTAA
- a CDS encoding glycosyltransferase, with product MNFLFVHRDYPGQFGALAAHLAQSTHHRVAFITFADAASDSIAIRRCQPKRAPSPGTHHYLTGFEAGVLNGQAVYEGCHRLREEGFTPDVIFAHCGWGVGLYLREAFPMATIIGYFEWYYHPHDSDADYLDPHGVTPDNACRIRTLNAPLLMLLEDVDLGLVPTAFQRSTFPASYQHKLRTLHDGVDTDYFVPNQNVARTFDGKNLGKVNRLLTFATRGMEPYRGFPEFMQAIERLLHDDPDLHVAIAGNDKAYYSKQLPDGDTYKARALRQLPGLDLARVHFLGTLPRDDYRRLLQMSDVHAYLTVPFVPSWSLVEAMACGCHIVASDTKSTREILGGHETAKFVDHRDVLQLEKVLRDALHDKDAAQGLRRNARNRAETGFSHKSLLLQWEAIAIAARKEAAR from the coding sequence GTGAATTTTCTCTTCGTGCACCGCGACTATCCTGGCCAGTTCGGCGCGCTCGCGGCGCATCTGGCGCAATCCACGCATCATCGTGTTGCTTTCATAACTTTTGCCGATGCCGCATCCGACAGCATTGCGATCCGGCGCTGCCAGCCCAAGCGCGCGCCATCGCCCGGAACGCATCATTATCTGACCGGCTTCGAGGCAGGCGTGCTCAATGGCCAGGCAGTCTATGAAGGCTGCCATCGCCTGCGCGAGGAAGGTTTTACGCCCGATGTGATCTTCGCCCATTGTGGCTGGGGTGTTGGCCTCTATCTGCGCGAGGCGTTTCCGATGGCCACCATCATTGGCTATTTCGAATGGTATTATCATCCGCATGACAGCGACGCCGATTATCTCGACCCCCATGGCGTGACACCGGACAATGCCTGCCGTATCCGAACCCTCAATGCGCCGCTGTTGATGCTGCTGGAGGATGTCGATTTGGGCCTTGTGCCGACGGCATTTCAGCGCAGCACCTTTCCAGCCAGCTATCAGCACAAGCTGCGCACGTTGCATGACGGGGTGGACACCGACTACTTCGTGCCGAATCAAAACGTCGCGCGCACCTTCGATGGTAAAAATCTCGGTAAGGTTAACCGTTTGCTAACCTTTGCGACCCGCGGCATGGAACCCTATCGCGGCTTTCCCGAATTCATGCAGGCGATCGAGCGCCTGCTGCACGATGATCCCGACCTTCATGTCGCCATTGCCGGCAACGATAAGGCCTACTACTCGAAGCAGCTGCCGGATGGCGATACATATAAGGCGCGGGCGCTGCGACAGTTGCCCGGACTCGATCTCGCCCGCGTCCATTTTCTCGGCACATTGCCGCGCGACGACTACCGCCGCCTGCTGCAGATGTCTGATGTGCATGCCTATCTGACGGTGCCGTTCGTGCCCTCCTGGTCGCTGGTCGAGGCGATGGCTTGCGGGTGCCATATCGTCGCCTCGGACACCAAATCGACGCGCGAGATCCTTGGCGGTCATGAAACGGCAAAATTTGTCGATCATCGCGATGTATTACAGTTGGAAAAAGTGCTGCGCGATGCCTTGCATGACAAGGATGCCGCCCAGGGGTTGCGGCGGAATGCCAGAAACCGCGCTGAAACGGGCTTTTCGCATAAGTCTCTTTTGCTGCAGTGGGAAGCAATTGCAATCGCCGCGCGCAAGGAGGCGGCCCGCTGA
- the galE gene encoding UDP-glucose 4-epimerase GalE → MRPVLVTGGAGYVGSHACRMLAANGYLPVTLDNLSTGHRWAVKWGPLEIGDMADQACVGALIARYQPVAVMHFAALSLVGESASKPGRYYGNNVAGTLSLLEAMRAGGVDKLIFSSTCATYGEPESCPIAETTPQQPINVYGRSKLMVETILKDFAAAHGLRAAALRYFNAAGAAHEDGIGEAHEPETHLIPLVIAAARGARGPVQVFGTDYPTADGTCERDYVHVNDLATAHVRAIDFLTASAGFHAFNLGTGRPYSVRQVIGAVATQAGRPVPQQIAARRVGDPPALYADPRRARDVLGWEATQSDLDHIVASAWRWHTADAIQAEVRRAV, encoded by the coding sequence ATGCGTCCTGTGCTCGTGACGGGCGGTGCCGGTTATGTCGGTTCCCATGCCTGCCGCATGCTCGCCGCCAATGGCTACCTGCCGGTGACGCTCGACAATCTGTCGACCGGCCATCGCTGGGCCGTGAAATGGGGACCGCTCGAAATCGGCGACATGGCCGACCAGGCATGCGTCGGCGCGTTGATCGCGCGCTATCAGCCGGTCGCCGTGATGCATTTCGCCGCCCTGTCGCTGGTGGGTGAATCGGCCAGCAAGCCCGGGCGCTATTACGGCAACAATGTCGCCGGGACGCTGTCGCTGCTGGAGGCCATGCGCGCCGGCGGCGTCGACAAGCTGATCTTTTCCAGCACCTGCGCCACCTATGGCGAACCGGAGAGCTGCCCCATCGCGGAGACGACGCCGCAGCAGCCGATCAATGTCTATGGCCGGTCCAAGCTGATGGTCGAGACGATCCTCAAGGACTTCGCCGCGGCCCATGGCTTGCGCGCCGCGGCGCTGCGCTATTTCAACGCCGCCGGCGCCGCCCATGAAGACGGCATCGGCGAGGCGCATGAGCCGGAGACACACCTCATCCCCCTGGTCATCGCCGCAGCCCGCGGCGCGCGGGGACCCGTGCAGGTCTTTGGCACCGATTATCCCACCGCGGACGGCACCTGCGAGCGGGACTATGTCCACGTCAACGATCTCGCCACCGCCCATGTGCGGGCGATCGATTTCCTCACCGCGTCGGCTGGCTTCCATGCCTTCAACCTTGGCACCGGCCGGCCCTATTCGGTGCGCCAGGTGATTGGTGCGGTCGCCACGCAAGCCGGCCGGCCGGTGCCGCAGCAGATAGCCGCCCGCCGCGTCGGTGATCCGCCAGCGCTCTATGCCGATCCGCGCCGCGCCCGCGACGTGCTGGGCTGGGAGGCGACGCAATCGGATCTCGACCACATCGTCGCCAGCGCATGGCGCTGGCACACGGCAGACGCGATCCAGGCCGAGGTGCGCCGTGCCGTATGA
- the rfbC gene encoding dTDP-4-dehydrorhamnose 3,5-epimerase — translation MTTTLPDGVELIDGRRFADSRGWFMELHRCQPADEKPGLPDFCQDNVSLTTQPAVVRGLHFQRPPHAQAKLVTVLAGAILDIVVDLRRDRPGFGRATAIHLAASSGQHLFVPVGFAHGFCALQPETLVHYKVSAPYAPASEGGIAWDDPDLGIDWPFTAAEILVSEKDALLPRLRDLAPIDWRLPTPLPTARPARRRA, via the coding sequence ATGACCACCACTTTGCCTGACGGCGTAGAGCTCATCGATGGCCGGCGCTTTGCCGACAGCCGCGGCTGGTTCATGGAACTGCATCGGTGCCAACCGGCCGATGAGAAGCCAGGGCTGCCGGATTTCTGCCAGGACAATGTCTCGCTGACGACACAACCGGCCGTGGTGCGCGGCCTCCACTTCCAGCGCCCGCCGCATGCCCAGGCAAAGCTGGTGACGGTGCTGGCGGGGGCGATCCTCGATATCGTCGTCGATCTGCGCCGCGACCGTCCAGGCTTCGGTCGCGCGACCGCCATCCACCTCGCCGCCTCGAGCGGGCAGCATCTCTTCGTCCCCGTCGGCTTCGCCCACGGCTTTTGCGCATTGCAGCCGGAGACGCTGGTCCATTACAAGGTGTCGGCCCCTTATGCGCCGGCATCCGAAGGCGGCATCGCCTGGGACGACCCGGATCTCGGCATCGACTGGCCCTTCACCGCCGCCGAGATCCTGGTATCGGAGAAGGATGCGCTGCTGCCGCGCCTGCGCGATCTGGCACCGATCGATTGGCGATTGCCAACACCCCTTCCGACCGCGCGACCAGCGCGCCGCCGCGCATGA
- the rfbD gene encoding dTDP-4-dehydrorhamnose reductase — protein sequence MSFGAMTATPIMIIGRNGQLARELADLAWPVEVQPHFLGRGEIDLFDMNAVDAHLRALRPAAIVNTAAYTAVDLAESQPVMAALLNADMPAGLAQIASRQGIPLVHLSTDYVFAGDSDRPYRELDAAAPASVYGQTKLAGERAVLTSGARATILRSAGLFGRHGQNFLKTMIARSHDLRPVSMVSDQIHTPTPAAALAALTRQIVLDLMAGRDLPHLMHVAGQPLTTWFDLTTQIFGALRAAGRTALPSLQPVALSDFPRRAPRPRYSALDCNLATSLGYAVPAWEAVLPALVHTLAQERIAA from the coding sequence ATGAGTTTCGGTGCAATGACGGCAACACCCATCATGATCATCGGCCGCAACGGGCAGCTTGCCCGCGAACTGGCCGATCTCGCCTGGCCTGTCGAGGTGCAGCCGCATTTCCTGGGCCGGGGCGAGATCGATCTGTTCGACATGAATGCGGTCGACGCCCATTTGCGCGCCCTGCGTCCAGCGGCAATCGTCAACACGGCGGCTTATACGGCTGTCGATCTTGCCGAGAGCCAACCCGTGATGGCAGCCCTCCTCAATGCCGACATGCCGGCAGGTCTCGCCCAGATCGCCTCGCGGCAAGGCATACCGCTGGTGCACCTGTCGACCGATTATGTCTTTGCCGGCGATAGCGACCGGCCCTATCGCGAATTGGATGCGGCGGCACCGGCATCGGTCTATGGCCAGACCAAGCTCGCCGGCGAGCGGGCGGTCCTCACCAGCGGCGCCCGCGCCACCATCCTGCGCAGTGCCGGATTGTTCGGCCGCCACGGGCAGAACTTCCTGAAGACCATGATCGCCCGCAGCCATGACCTGCGCCCGGTCAGCATGGTCAGCGACCAGATTCACACACCGACACCGGCAGCAGCCCTCGCCGCCCTGACGCGGCAGATCGTGCTGGACCTGATGGCCGGTCGCGACTTGCCGCATCTCATGCATGTGGCCGGGCAACCGCTCACGACCTGGTTCGACCTCACGACGCAGATTTTCGGCGCCCTGCGCGCGGCCGGCCGGACGGCCCTGCCGTCCCTGCAGCCGGTGGCGTTGAGCGATTTCCCGCGCCGGGCGCCACGCCCGCGCTACAGCGCGCTGGATTGCAACCTCGCCACGTCGCTGGGCTATGCCGTGCCGGCCTGGGAAGCAGTGCTGCCGGCGCTGGTCCACACCCTTGCCCAGGAGAGGATCGCGGCATGA
- the rfbA gene encoding glucose-1-phosphate thymidylyltransferase RfbA, with translation MKGIVLAGGSGSRLYPMTAAVTKQLLPIYDKPMIYYPVATLMLAGIRDILLISTPRDIERYVELFGDGSRWGLNISYAEQPRPNGIAEAFRIGRSFLAGGPSSLILGDNLFFGSGLPQRLSDAAALQHGAHIFACRVDDPERYGVIEFDAEQKPVSIIEKPRHAHSNWAVTGLYFYDGRASDIAADLRPSARGELEITDLNARYLKEGNLTVERLGRGFAWLDTGTPETLMAATQFVCALETRQGIKIACLEEIALAQGFIDADEFARQAAAAPVSAYGRYLKNLLGDLELDARPMPLRVVNGRQ, from the coding sequence ATGAAAGGCATCGTCCTTGCCGGCGGCAGCGGCTCGCGGCTCTATCCGATGACGGCGGCCGTCACCAAGCAATTGCTGCCCATCTATGACAAACCGATGATCTATTATCCGGTTGCCACCCTGATGCTGGCCGGCATTCGCGACATCCTGCTCATTTCGACGCCGCGGGATATCGAGCGCTATGTTGAGCTGTTCGGCGACGGGTCGCGCTGGGGCCTCAACATCTCCTATGCCGAACAGCCGCGCCCGAACGGGATTGCCGAGGCCTTCCGGATCGGCCGCTCGTTCCTGGCCGGTGGGCCGTCCTCTCTCATCCTGGGGGACAACCTCTTCTTCGGCAGCGGCCTGCCGCAGCGACTGAGCGATGCCGCCGCCCTCCAGCACGGCGCGCATATCTTTGCCTGCCGCGTCGACGACCCGGAACGTTACGGCGTCATCGAATTCGACGCCGAGCAGAAACCGGTTTCGATCATCGAGAAACCGCGCCATGCCCATTCCAACTGGGCCGTCACCGGGCTTTATTTCTATGACGGCCGCGCCAGTGACATCGCGGCCGATCTCCGGCCATCCGCGCGCGGCGAGTTGGAGATCACGGACCTCAACGCCAGGTATCTCAAGGAGGGTAACCTGACCGTCGAGCGCTTAGGCCGCGGCTTTGCCTGGCTCGACACCGGCACGCCGGAGACGTTGATGGCAGCGACGCAATTCGTCTGCGCCCTGGAAACCCGCCAGGGAATCAAGATCGCCTGCCTTGAGGAAATCGCGCTGGCACAGGGTTTCATCGATGCCGATGAATTCGCCCGCCAGGCGGCAGCGGCACCCGTCAGCGCCTATGGCCGCTACCTCAAGAACCTGCTCGGCGACCTTGAGCTTGATGCCCGGCCGATGCCGCTACGCGTCGTCAATGGTCGTCAATAA